A genomic window from Paramormyrops kingsleyae isolate MSU_618 chromosome 23, PKINGS_0.4, whole genome shotgun sequence includes:
- the hivep1 gene encoding zinc finger protein 40 isoform X1, translating to MPRTKQNHPKNLKDKIEEAQKELKEPNITQKGLGESGRRHAEVKGLKRKKVIGENQQKKVPKSPVKKPPQSKPSEAGTFRESREPTASCSFSRRSSQNITDSSNKNGDTDSILQVRPQTAGRLKGEATPSPAACERLMQTEVTHNQPASCALSKGGKDAEGTQLKEDWMSQADSGLPSHSSAPLEVLLKAMEPDLSSLTRQKSSFPGAPIGKVDPVPAAQPTGQGSAAIPAVSYGIPSQPIPAHYYPRPQVVLASGDTAGQVAPLQFQPLEVPTQSNQTNSQHNAMKFSPAAANHPREKHDLQQLYGAVPAASLTHTPVPPSQKALPQSQPVVYTCQSVSASVPSTIQVPVTPGYNQVQMATIVNPGLEQVSSISGKDQKPKKQGKYVCEYCNRACAKPSVLLKHKRSHTGERPYPCVTCDFSFKTKSNLYKHKKSHAHAIKLGKVVRSDSGSRALSQESDKGLGTHSDVEESAESDKESVADLDPDCSQSSSRALSESSLQSACATQDRQGEVELPAVLETLKSVNNQKPSEPKATLPKVVVHPVNVSPLRADSPRAGDSTPELATAQRQREFQTMSVRPTIKVLSSLKEVDCTSPPQEAISEVEDQVCKSPPGGGHAQLQRQQATDFSQQQQGKCLLSPRSLGSTDSGYFSRSESADQAMSPPSPFVKIIPPTDMDVSKNMLPSSATVVATVMQASCVEKPPALQRQIRPPLETKALSLEEHISKLISDNEAVVDDKQLDSVKPRRTSLSRRGSIDSPKSYIFKDSFQFDLKPMGRRSSSSSDIPKSPFTPTDKSKQVFLLSVPSQYPSMDCLPITRSNSMPTTPGYSAIPIKAAPQPHPLRVCQSFDDKISSSNDDVFISAPPTPNPAMHPRTLVRQIAIEDSSATEGHSLSSARSMDEGYRGPNIYNEVLQRSKSFEQGPAPERSKKPQQNKGTMYECETCRNRYRKLENFENHKKFYCSELHGPKNKSVPVRETDPDQCLRNVQQSQVFQGTVGVPGLMEQVSAVRKRRKMKSVGDDDDQSPTDTNPPCSGSFDSCQMSKDVRTGIFSQHSVLLDLQSASNLSQVPHMQLIARSTETSESRLSPIRETQINICSKEREVQRQGSGTSVIRHTNSLSRPNSFETSESIDKSSPVDILDRETQSMTKTVTGNSSSTVRESQPESAPLQKCASTERPIVDQHVDHVASVPPESSVPVQQSRLVRQNNIQVPEILVTEEPDREQESLGHEPEKHLETFNWPQRSESLSKLPTEKLPPKKKRIRLAQMEHSSGESSFESTLSRSLSRDSSLSRGSSISASFDRDDLPRSESPVRVECAIKLPEFQGLSLVNNTLGVPDSKVMRRAASEQISCTQPSGEIDTDYRSKSFDCGTISPTRSLSPLEKVLPKSPQAPSGVQVPLLERRRGPLVRQMSLKIGPESQQQAGKQILHRNPSANAVPVPPHRPATRPVIAQPLIPHQVSPVESLQQPTGPTVQSINLGSQTQHPTVHGLPHPWHQSTRVMCQSVQQLSVHDASGSKDFQNNSLNSQDKHFVPKYQLQYSAVKTSQTYSLPSTQVMQISPPVSSLPVANEIASVSKPTDGIQNVCVIPQNHQVAAPIVLPICLQGNLSSFNRTGVTPLPQILVTHEQLNTSTKAACHNQPPQSMDSDVENSTHIQIDRPPVSASQINSGSVPENQNIVSDIQQGTTPGGLQYSQKVALCPQQEPTASSKRMLSPANSLDIAMEKHQKRVKDDHSAACLTDGRSFSYLNSKMAEVTRQRKLILVRQVCTTESVDSPVSSESPQLDQEKPEETTRSVHETETNRDATYQVSTPAFQSPGHQASSSLPANSTLKSLGKSEERKSPGKSPLRPATFHGQVKLVSSVSVVNTRDSHRLSFPSLKTTTSFTWCYLMKRKPLHIPQTDHRISAYSTWAISKTNPNPLGLPTKVVMSLFDSKQTAKKMHYTQAITTSLKSDILTYSSKLKDSLPKVLTPQTPKPKESTSKVKSDAQQSNESDRESSSSKTEPRRVKIFDGGYKSNEEYVYVRGRGRGKYICEECGIRCKKPSMLRKHIRTHSDVRPYHCVDCNFSFKTKGNLTKHMKSKTHSKKCMEMGVSVSPVEDADTEDSGDRTRMVAIDRPGSDGDESDGPDDEDNDAEEEDEEDSQAESSLSATPSVSASPQHVPSVPASIPPSALLAQMSLSNSPPPAAAPTTDCQTSDTESVTMMSPISPCRQMSIDYPDSEVPVSPPSDPPPKPSQDILNTPSQTGEAGVPVDRGTQTSILPCSTYSHQGPLHFLPQSQIPEGGASGTAHLFSHLPLHSQQPARTPYSMVPVGGIQLVPAGLAAYSTFVPVRAGHVQLTIPAVSVIHRGSGPHSGSGPDGLSQAEAAPEPSGVLPCLPIGQVGVAGLQTLGPPQALQPLGLDALGLMGLANTGGSPAQLLPQPSLAINAVGLQVLAASPIPQGSPAPQGSPTPQTHLPSLQILNFTLPAIIPSLSPLPPPPEPSGTTESASTFPSHREAEFPVAGGASAVTCPAAQLQQEVTSAGRPSTSAGDAAQKAGATSPPNSCQPMNGCEKAAQGISTGGIKEHTLRQHVTVDYNDASSDDEDRLVIAT from the exons ATGCCGCGCACGAAGCAGAACCATCCGAAGAACCTGAAAG ATAAGATAGAAGAGGCACAGAAAGAACTGAAAGAGCCCAACATTACCCAGAAAG GTCTTGGTGAAAGTGGCCGGAGACATGCAGAAGTTAAGGGCTTGAAGAGGAAAAAAGTAATTGGGGAGAACCAGCAGAAGAAGGTCCCAAAGTCTCCTGTGAAAAAGCCTCCACAGTCCAAGCCCTCAGAGGCAGGGACCTTCCGGGAATCCAGGGAGCCAACGGCCTCCTGTTCCTTTTCCAGGCGCTCTTCCCAAAATATAACCGATTCTTCCAACAAAAATGGAGACACAGACAGCATACTGCAGGTGCGGCCACAGACTGCTGGGAGGTTGAAGGGGGAGGCCACACCCAGCCCAGCTGCCTGTGAGAGGCTAATGCAGACTGAGGTGACCCACAACCAACCAGCATCGTGTGCTCTGTCTAAAGGAGGGAAGGATGCAGAGGGTACTCAACTGAAAGAGGACTGGATGAGCCAGGCTGACAGTGGGTTGCCCTCGCACTCAAGTGCTCCCCTTGAGGTCTTGCTCAAGGCTATGGAGCCAGACCTTAGTTCCCTAACGAGACAGAAGAGCTCCTTCCCTGGGGCTCCGATTGGGAAAGTGGACCCGGTTCCTGCTGCACAGCCCACCGGACAAGGTTCTGCAGCTATACCAGCTGTCAGCTATGGCATCCCGTCCCAGCCAATACCGGCACATTACTACCCTAGACCTCAGGTGGTGCTGGCGAGTGGAGATACTGCCGGACAAGTCGCACCCCTGCAATTCCAGCCGCTTGAGGTACCAACGCAGAGCAACCAGACAAACTCGCAGCACAATGCCATGAAGTTTTCGCCAGCAGCTGCTAACCACCCTCGAGAGAAGCATGACCTTCAGCAGTTGTATGGTGCTGTGCCTGCTGCCTCCCTGACTCACACACCGGTTCCCCCTAGTCAGAAGGCCCTGCCTCAGAGCCAGCCAGTAGTCTACACCTGTCAGTCTGTTTCAGCCAGTGTGCCCAGTACAATTCAGGTCCCAGTCACGCCTGGATACAACCAGGTTCAAATGGCCACAATTGTTAACCCTGGTCTGGAGCAAGTTTCCAGTATATCTGGCAAGGATCAAAAACCGAAGAAGCAGGGGAAGTATGTATGTGAATACTGCAACCGGGCATGTGCTAAACCTAGTGTCCTGCTCAAGCACAAGCGATCTCATACAGGTGAAAGGCCCTATCCTTGTGTCACCTGTGATTTCTCGTTCAAAACAAAGAGTAACTTGTACAAGCATAAGAAATCCCATGCGCATGCTATAAAACTGGGCAAGGTGGTGCGGTCTGATTCTGGAAGTAGAGCCTTGTCTCAAGAATCGGACAAAGGTCTCGGCACACACTCTGATGTGGAAGAGAGTGCTGAAAGTGACAAGGAAAGCGTCGCTGACTTGGACCCAGACTGTTCAcagagcagcagcagagctTTGTCTGAGAGCAGTTTGCAGAGCGCTTGTGCCACACAAGACAGACAGGGTGAGGTTGAGCTGCCTGCTGTCCTTGAGACTCTGAAATCTGTGAACAACCAGAAGCCCTCTGAGCCTAAAGCAACTTTACCAAAAGTAGTTGTCCATCCGGTCAACGTCTCCCCTTTGCGAGCAGACAGTCCGAGAGCTGGAGATTCCACCCCAGAGCTAGCCACAGCTCAAAGGCAAAGAGAGTTTCAGACAATGAGTGTGCGTCCCACCATTAAGGTCTTGTCTTCTTTGAAAGAGGTGGACTGCACCAGTCCCCCGCAAGAGGCGATAAGTGAGGTTGAGGACCAGGTTTGCAAGTCACCTCCAGGGGGGGGACATGCACAGCTACAAAGGCAGCAGGCAACTGACTTCTCTCAACAACAGCAAGGCAAATGTTTGCTGAGTCCCCGCAGCTTGGGCAGCACAGACTCTGGATACTTCTCACGTTCTGAAAGTGCCGATCAAGCAATGAGTCCCCCTAGCCCATTTGTCAAGATTATACCACCAACAGACATGGATGTGTCCAAAAATATGTTACCTAGTTCTGCTACAGTTGTGGCAACAGTCATGCAGGCCAGCTGTGTGGAGAAGCCCCCTGCTTTACAGCGACAGATTCGTCCTCCATTAGAGACTAAAGCACTCTCACTTGAAGAACACATTTCAAAGTTGATATCAGATAACGAAGCAGTCGTAGATGACAAACAGCTGGACAGTGTAAAGCCTCGAAGGACTTCTTTGTCAAGACGTGGAAGCATAGACTCCCCCAAATCATACATATTCAAGGATTCTTTTCAGTTTGACCTCAAACCAATGGGCAGAAGATCAAGCTCTAGTTCTGACATACCCAAATCTCCATTTACACCCACCGACAAATCTAAGCAAGTGTTTCTCTTATCTGTCCCTTCTCAGTATCCATCAATGGACTGTTTGCCAATAACAAGGAGCAATTCAATGCCTACAACACCAGGATATTCAGCTATTCCCATTAAAGCTGCTCCTCAACCCCACCCATTGAGAGTCTGTCAGTCATTCGATGACAAAATTAGTTCTAGTAATGATGATGTATTCATATCGGCCCCTCCTACTCCTAATCCAGCAATGCATCCACGCACGCTTGTAAGACAGATTGCAATTGAAGATTCTTCTGCCACTGAAGGACACAGCCTTTCTTCTGCCCGGTCCATGGATGAGGGCTACCGTGGACCTAATATATACAATGAGGTTCTGCAAAGAAGCAAGTCCTTCGAACAAGGACCTGCACCTGAAAGAAGCAAAAAGCCCCAGCAAAACAAAGGCACAATGTACGAATGTGAGACTTGTCGCAATCGATACCGGAAACTTGAAAACTTTGAAAATCACAAAAAGTTTTACTGCTCTGAGCTTCATGGACCAAAAAATAAGTCTGTCCCTGTTCGGGAGACTGATCCAGACCAGTGTCTCAGAAATGTGCAGCAATCCCAGGTGTTCCAGGGGACAGTGGGTGTGCCTGGTTTGATGGAACAAGTTTCAGCAGtgagaaaaagaaggaaaatgAAAAGTGTCGGTGATGATGATGACCAGTCCCCAACAGACACCAACCCTCCTTGTTCTGGAAGTTTTGATTCCTGCCAAATGTCCAAAGATGTTCGGACTGGAATCTTTTCTCAGCATTCTGTCTTACTGGATTTGCAATCCGCCAGCAATTTGTCACAGGTCCCTCACATGCAATTAATTGCAAGAAGCACTGAAACGTCAGAGTCAAGATTATCTCCAATTAGGGAAACTCAAATTAATATCTGTAGTAAAGAGCGAGAAGTACAGAGGCAAGGTAGTGGGACATCTGTCATTCGACACACAAATTCTCTTAGTAGGCCTAATTCTTTTGAAACATCTGAGTCCATTGACAAATCCTCTCCTGTTGATATTTTGGACAGAGAAACCCAGAGCATGACTAAAACGGTAACTGGAAATTCATCAAGTACTGTGCGAGAAAGTCAGCCAGAGTCAGCACCATTACAGAAATGTGCTAGCACAGAAAGACCTATTGTGGATCAGCATGTTGACCACGTAGCATCAGTGCCACCTGAAAGCTCTGTTCCAGTGCAGCAGTCACGTCTGGTACGCCAAAACAACATCCAGGTGCCAGAAATTCTTGTGACAGAGGaacctgacagagaacaggaaaGCCTGGGGCACGAGCCAGAGAAACATTTGGAAACATTCAACTGGCCCCAGAGAAGTGAAAGCCTTTCTAAGTTGCCCACAGAGAAGCTTCCCCCTAAAAAGAAGAGGATACGGCTAGCTCAAATGGAGCACTCCTCTGGAGAATCCAGCTTTGAGTCCACGTTGTCCCGCAGTCTTAGCAGAGACAGTAGTTTGTCTCGAGGTTCCAGTATTTCTGCATCATTTGATCGAGATGACCTGCCCCGTTCTGAGAGCCCAGTGAGGGTGGAGTGTGCTATCAAACTTCCAGAGTTTCAAGGGTTGTCTTTAGTTAACAATACCTTGGGTGTTCCTGACTCTAAAGTAATGAGACGAGCTGCATCAGAACAGATTAGCTGTACTCAGCCCTCGGGGGAGATTGACACAGACTATCGTAGTAAGTCTTTTGATTGTGGAACAATATCACCTACCAGATCATTGTCACCTCTAGAGAAAGTCTTGCCAAAGAGTCCACAGGCTCCATCAGGGGTCCAAGTGCCTCTCCTCGAAAGGAGAAGGGGGCCTCTTGTTCGTCAGATGTCCCTAAAAATTGGACCAGAGAGTCAGCAGCAGGCAGGGAAGCAGATTCTGCATAGAAATCCATCAGCAAATGCAGTGCCTGTTCCTCCACATAGGCCTGCTACAAGGCCTGTTATTGCACAGCCTCTTATTCCCCACCAAGTAAGTCCTGTAGAATCTCTTCAGCAGCCAACTGGACCCACAGTTCAGAGCATCAACTTAGGAAGCCAGACCCAACACCCTACAGTTCATGGCCTTCCACATCCCTGGCACCAATCCACCAGGGTAATGTGCCAAAGTGTACAACAGCTTTCAGTCCATGATGCGTCAGGTTCCAAGGATTTTCAGAACAATTCTCTTAACTCGCAGGATAAACACTTTGTGCCCAAATACCAGTTGCAGTATTCTGCCGTAAAAACAAGCCAAACATATTCACTCCCAAGCACGCAGGTCATGCAGATCAGCCCGCCTGTCAGCAGTCTTCCTGTGGCTAATGAGATTGCTAGTGTGTCTAAGCCAACAGATGGAATTCAGAATGTATGTGTGATTCCACAGAATCACCAGGTAGCAGCACCTATTGTCTTGCCGATTTGTCTTCAAGGTAATCTGTCCTCATTCAACAGGACAGGTGTCACTCCTCTGCCACAAATTCTAGTCACCCATGAGCAGCTGAACACTTCCACAAAAGCAGCTTGCCATAACCAACCCCCTCAATCCATGGACAGTGACGTTGAGAATTCAACACACATTCAAATAGACAGGCCACCAGTCTCCGCTAGTCAGATAAATTCTGGCTCAGTTCCAGAAAACCAGAATATTGTAAGTGACATCCAACAGGGAACTACACCAGGTGGCTTGCAGTACTCTCAGAAAGTGGCCTTGTGTCCACAGCAGGAGCCTACGGCCTCCAGCAAACGTATGCTTTCTCCTGCTAACAGCCTGGACATTGCAATGGAGAAACATCAGAAACGGGTGAAAGATGATCACAGCGCTGCCTGCCTCACTGATGGCAGATCATTCAGTTACTTGAACTCCAAGATGGCGGAAGTGACCAGGCAACGGAAACTGATTCTAGTTCGACAAGTCTGTACCACTGAGTCAGTGGATAGCCCAGTCAGTTCTGAAAGTCCTCAGCTGGATCAAGAGAAGCCAGAAGAAACAACAAGATCTGTACATGAGACTGAAACTAACAGAGATGCAACATATCAGGTGTCCACTCCTGCATTCCAAAGTCCAGGCCACCAAGCGTCTTCCAGTCTGCCAGCTAACTCTACACTGAAGTCGCTAGGTAAGAGTGAGGAGAGGAAGTCCCCTGGAAAATCTCCTTTGAGGCCAGCAACCTTCCATGGACAGGTGAAACTGGTCTCTTCTGTGTCTGTGGTCAACACCAGAGACAGCCACCGCCTGTCCTTCCCCAGTCTGAAAACTACAACATCCTTCACCTGGTGTTACCTTATGAAGAGGAAGCCTCTCCACATTCCCCAAACTGACCACAGGATATCGGCATACTCTACCTGGGCCATCAGCAAAACCAACCCAAACCCACTGGGTCTGCCTACCAAAGTGGTTATGTCTTTATTCGATTCCAAACAGACAGCTAAGAAAATGCACTACACACAAGCCATAACCACAAGCCTGAAATCTGACATCTTGACGTACTCCAGCAAGCTAAAAGACAGCTTGCCTAAG GTCTTAACCCCTCAAACACCCAAGCCTAAGGAGAGCACCAGTAAAGTCAAGTCAGATGCTCAACAGAGTAATGAATCAGACAGAGAATCTTCTTCTTCCAAGACTGAGCCAAGACGAGTCAAAATATTTGATGGCGG ATACAAGTCCAACGAAGagtatgtgtatgtgcgtggAAGAGGCCGGGGGAAGTACATCTGTGAAGAGTGTGGCATCCGCTGCAAGAAGCCCAGCATGCTGCGGAAGCACATTCGAACGCACAGTGATGTCCGGCCCTACCACTGTGTAGACTGCAACTTCTCCTTCAAGACCAAAG GAAATCTCACCAAGCATATGAAGTCCAAGACCCATAGTAAGAAATGCATGGAGATGGGGGTGTCGGTGAGCCCGGTAGAAGATGCAGATACTGAGGATTCAG GAGATAGAACGCGGATGGTGGCTATAGACAGGCCCGGCTCTGATGGAGATGAGTCTGACGGACCGGATGATGAGGACAATGATGCGGAGGAGGAAGACGAAGAAGACAGCCAGGCGGAGTCCAGCCTTTCGGCCACGCCGTCCGTCTCCGCTAGCCCGCAGCATGTGCCGTCTGTCCCGGCCAGCATCCCACCCAGCGCCCTGCTGGCCCAGATGTCTCTCTCGAACAGCCCACCCCCTGCGGCAGCCCCAACCACCGACTGCCAGACCTCTGACACCGAGTCGGTGACCATGATGAGCCCCATCTCTCCCTGCAGGCAAATGTCCATCGATTACCCAGATTCGGAGGTCCCAGTGAGCCCCCCGAGCGATCCCCCGCCAAAGCCCAGTCAG GATATTCTGAACACCCCATCtcagactggggaggcaggcgTTCCAGTCGACCGTGGCACCCAGACCAGCATCCTACCTTGCTCCACCTATTCCCACCAAGGTCCTCTTCACTTCCTGCCCCAGAGCCAGATTCCCGAGGGCGGGGCGAGTGGGACAGCGCACCTGTTCAGCCACCTGCCTCTGCACTCGCAGCAGCCTGCCCGCACCCCCTACAGCATGGTGCCTGTGGGTGGCATCCAACTGGTCCCGGCCGGCCTGGCTGCATACTCCACCTTTGTGCCTGTTCGGGCTGGTCATGTGCAGCTCACCATCCCAGCTGTGAGTGTCATCCACCGGGGCAGCGGCCCCCATTCTGGCTCTGGGCCGGATGGCCTCTCGCAGGCTGAGGCTGCACCAGAGCCCTCTGGCGTCCTGCCCTGCTTGCCCATAGGCCAAGTGGGCGTGGCTGGACTGCAGACCCTAGGGCCACCCCAAGCATTGCAGCCCCTGGGTCTCGACGCCCTCGGGTTGATGGGTCTGGCAAACACTGGTGGCTCCCCTGCACAGCTGTTACCCCAACCGAGCCTTGCGATCAATGCTGTCGGCCTGCAGGTCCTGGCTGCTAGCCCTATTCCCCAAGGCAGCCCTGCCCCCCAAGGGAGTCCCACCCCCCAGACGCACTTGCCCAGCTTGCAAATCCTCAACTTCACCCTCCCGGCCATCATCCCCTCCCTCAGCCCACTTCCGCCCCCGCCGGAGCCTTCGGGGACCACAGAGAGTGCCAGCACTTTCCCCAGCCACAGGGAAGCCGAGTTTCCAGTGGCTGGTGGCGCCTCAGCAGTGACCTGCCCTGCCGCGCAGCTCCAACAGGAAGTGACCTCAGCCGGCAGACCCAGCACCAGTGCTGGCGATGCTGCCCAAAAGGCGGGGGCCACATCGCCGCCCAATTCATGCCAGCCCATGAATGGTTGTGAAAAAGCGGCACAGGGCATTTCGACAGGGGGCATCAAGGAGCACACCCTGAGGCAGCATGTGACGGTCGACTACAACGACGCCTCGAGCGACGACGAGGACAGACTCGTCATCGCCACCTGA